Proteins from one bacterium genomic window:
- the purN gene encoding phosphoribosylglycinamide formyltransferase, producing the protein MFTIGVLASGKGTNLQAIIDYIKEENLQIKIGVVISDNPQAYALEIAKKDGIKSICIPCTKYKTILDKETEIKYVEVLKENNVDLVCLAGFMRVLKSTFIRNFPNRIINIHPSLLPSFPGLESWRQALEYGVKFTGCTVHFVDEGIDSGPIILQAVVPILPEDTPETLHKRIQEKEHIIYPLAIRLIAEGKVSIVGRKVYIK; encoded by the coding sequence ATGTTTACAATAGGAGTACTTGCTTCTGGAAAAGGGACAAATCTTCAGGCAATAATTGATTATATAAAAGAGGAAAATTTACAGATAAAAATCGGGGTTGTGATAAGTGACAATCCCCAGGCATATGCACTTGAAATAGCCAAAAAAGATGGAATAAAAAGCATCTGTATACCCTGTACCAAATATAAAACAATACTTGATAAAGAAACTGAAATTAAATATGTTGAAGTATTAAAAGAAAACAACGTAGACCTTGTCTGTCTTGCTGGATTTATGCGAGTATTGAAAAGTACATTTATAAGAAATTTTCCAAACAGAATTATAAATATCCATCCATCTCTTTTACCATCTTTTCCCGGTCTTGAAAGTTGGCGTCAGGCACTTGAATATGGAGTAAAATTTACAGGTTGTACAGTCCATTTTGTTGACGAAGGTATTGATTCAGGACCAATAATACTTCAAGCAGTTGTCCCTATCCTTCCGGAAGACACACCTGAAACACTACATAAAAGAATTCAGGAAAAAGAACACATTATATATCCTCTTGCAATAAGATTAATCGCAGAGGGAAAAGTAAGTATTGTTGGGAGAAAAGTTTATATAAAATGA
- a CDS encoding MerR family transcriptional regulator, whose protein sequence is MKGKFYYIKDVSKLLDIPSHILRYWEKELNFKIMRDKKGNRIYTENDIEMLKNVKLMIYRDGFKIRGVKKKLKEKKLENKKEYVKLLNKILKKIKEIKKCLQ, encoded by the coding sequence ATGAAAGGTAAATTTTATTACATAAAGGATGTATCAAAATTACTGGATATTCCCTCTCATATATTGAGATACTGGGAAAAGGAATTAAACTTTAAAATAATGAGGGACAAAAAAGGCAATAGAATTTATACAGAAAATGATATTGAAATGTTGAAAAATGTGAAGTTAATGATTTATAGAGATGGTTTTAAGATTAGAGGAGTAAAGAAAAAACTGAAAGAGAAAAAATTGGAAAATAAAAAAGAATATGTTAAATTATTAAATAAAATCTTAAAAAAAATAAAGGAAATAAAAAAATGTTTACAATAG